Proteins from a single region of Limosilactobacillus fermentum:
- the tnpA gene encoding IS200/IS605 family transposase — translation MTKEKIKDAIYTRRYIYNFHYHLIWVTKYRNQTFTTEVLSNEMKAILQQVADDNDIVIEKMEVMPDHIHMLISFPPSKAPASAIKALKGRSAYIFLQNHPEIRCSQYWGGHLWSPSYYMSTLGNMSKEVVEKYINDQKYTETNKKPHKGAQ, via the coding sequence ATGACTAAAGAAAAAATCAAAGATGCCATTTATACTCGTCGTTATATCTATAATTTCCATTATCATTTGATCTGGGTAACTAAGTATCGCAATCAGACTTTTACAACCGAGGTCTTATCTAACGAAATGAAAGCTATCTTGCAGCAAGTTGCAGATGACAATGACATCGTAATCGAAAAGATGGAAGTCATGCCGGATCACATTCATATGCTGATCAGTTTTCCGCCAAGCAAAGCTCCGGCTAGTGCCATTAAGGCGCTCAAAGGACGTAGTGCCTATATTTTTTTACAGAATCATCCAGAAATACGATGTAGCCAATATTGGGGCGGTCATCTTTGGTCGCCGAGTTACTATATGAGTACATTGGGCAATATGAGCAAAGAAGTTGTCGAGAAATATATCAATGACCAAAAATATACAGAAACAAACAAAAAGCCCCATAAAGGGGCTCAATAG
- the narI gene encoding respiratory nitrate reductase subunit gamma: MHNAWAHLLWVYYPYLMLASFFFGTFIRFKYFHGSITAKSSEIFEKKKLMIGSILFHIGIILAFFGHILGMLVPQAWTDYFGITEHMYHIFGSLMMGIPAGSLAWIGMAILTWRRMTVARVYKTSSINDILVDWVLLITITLGMSCTIYGAFIDFNYRQSIGPWVRSLFTLNPQWQLMLNVPLIYRIHVLVGFFVFGYFPYTRLVHALTLPWQYIFRRFIVYRRRTKLV, translated from the coding sequence ATGCATAACGCTTGGGCCCACCTGCTGTGGGTATATTATCCCTACCTGATGTTGGCGTCCTTTTTCTTCGGGACCTTCATTCGGTTTAAGTACTTTCACGGGTCGATCACGGCCAAGTCGAGTGAAATTTTTGAAAAGAAGAAACTGATGATTGGGAGCATCCTCTTTCACATTGGGATCATCCTGGCCTTCTTTGGTCACATCTTGGGGATGCTCGTTCCCCAAGCCTGGACCGATTACTTCGGCATCACGGAACACATGTACCACATATTTGGTTCTCTGATGATGGGGATTCCGGCCGGTAGCCTGGCTTGGATCGGGATGGCGATCTTAACCTGGCGGCGGATGACCGTGGCCCGGGTTTACAAGACCTCGAGCATCAACGACATTTTAGTTGACTGGGTCCTGTTGATCACGATCACGCTCGGGATGTCGTGCACGATTTACGGTGCCTTCATTGACTTTAACTACCGTCAATCGATCGGGCCGTGGGTGCGGAGCCTCTTCACCCTGAACCCGCAGTGGCAGTTAATGTTAAACGTTCCGTTGATTTACCGGATCCACGTCTTAGTTGGTTTCTTTGTCTTCGGTTACTTCCCGTACACTCGGCTGGTGCACGCCTTAACCTTGCCGTGGCAATACATCTTCCGCCGCTTTATCGTTTACCGCCGGCGGACCAAGTTGGTTTAA
- the narJ gene encoding nitrate reductase molybdenum cofactor assembly chaperone — MINFAKINQLQDVFVALSRLIDYPDQETFSPEMRAALVENPALSKEQQVTFGELFDELNQGTLLDQESHFASLFEMNRRYTLYMSYYKMTDSRERGTILAKLKMMYEMFGVAETTSELADYLPMLLEFFAYGDFMDDSRQDDLQLALGVIEDGTYSLLQNALADADDPYMKLIKAVRGLIRSCVETEANAHA, encoded by the coding sequence GTGATTAACTTTGCAAAAATTAACCAGCTCCAGGATGTCTTCGTGGCCCTGTCGCGCTTGATTGATTATCCCGACCAGGAGACCTTTAGTCCAGAGATGCGGGCGGCTTTGGTCGAAAATCCAGCGCTATCTAAGGAGCAACAAGTGACCTTTGGTGAGCTCTTCGATGAGTTAAACCAAGGAACCTTGCTGGACCAGGAGAGCCACTTTGCCAGCCTGTTTGAAATGAACCGGCGCTACACCCTTTACATGTCTTATTACAAGATGACCGACTCCCGCGAGCGGGGGACGATCCTTGCTAAACTCAAAATGATGTACGAAATGTTCGGCGTGGCGGAGACGACCAGTGAGCTGGCTGATTACTTGCCGATGCTCTTAGAGTTCTTTGCCTATGGCGACTTCATGGACGACAGCCGCCAAGACGACCTCCAACTCGCCTTAGGGGTGATTGAAGACGGGACCTACTCCCTCTTGCAAAACGCCCTGGCCGACGCCGACGACCCGTACATGAAACTAATCAAAGCGGTGCGGGGCCTGATCCGGTCCTGCGTTGAAACGGAGGCGAACGCACATGCATAA